The Spirochaetota bacterium genome includes a region encoding these proteins:
- a CDS encoding FmdB family zinc ribbon protein has protein sequence MPTYEYECKMCKHRFDVFQSMKDEPVKKCERCGNEVRRLFGAGAGIIFKGSGFYVNDYKKNDSQKEKKTIKSDNKVEADPKPANTTKKERSA, from the coding sequence GTGCCAACTTATGAGTATGAGTGCAAAATGTGTAAACATAGATTTGATGTATTCCAGTCTATGAAGGATGAGCCTGTTAAGAAGTGTGAACGATGCGGCAATGAGGTTAGGAGGTTGTTTGGAGCTGGTGCAGGTATTATATTTAAGGGTTCAGGCTTCTATGTGAATGACTATAAAAAAAATGATTCTCAAAAGGAGAAAAAAACTATTAAGAGTGATAATAAAGTGGAGGCAGATCCCAAACCTGCCAACACCACAAAAAAGGAGCGCAGCGCATAG